The DNA region GTGGAGCTCGGCGGAAGGTTCGTGCTGCCGTCGTTCGGCGGATCGTAGACGTCCTGGTTGGCGACTCTCTTGACCAACGGGCACACCTTACCGACCTCCTTGTGCGCGGTCGTCCACGAGTCGGGGTTCTCGCCCGGCACCACGTAGTACGAATCCGTGTTGGTGACGACCGGCTCCGGCAGACTCCACGCCAGCAGGTCGGTGCACGCGGCCTCATGCCAGCCCCACTCAGCAATCGTGTAGGGCGGCAAGCCCGAGACCTTGTCGAGTCCCTGCGCTAGCGCTGCACGAGCCTCGGGAACAGTGTTGATGAGGCCGACCTGGCCTTCGACCAGCTGGGTCATGGGGATGTCAGCGACGATGTCGCCGGAGGCGTCCGCGTACAGGTGGGTCAGCGAGAAGCTCTCCTGAACGCTGAAGTGCATGAGTTCGGCAATGAGAATGTCGTGAGGCACCGCTTGTCCGCATTTGGCTTCCTGGGAAGCGCTCGAAACCAGACCGATCGACTCCGTCGAGTCCGTGCCTCCACAGCCGAGGAACATCGCGAGGCCGAACGTGCAGAACCAACCCAGTTGCCTTGTCAAAACCATATCGTACTCCTGTTCAGGGGGTGATGCGGGACGCGACGTGCTGCACTGCAATCGTCATGCCTGTGACCTCGAAGCGGGAACTGTGGGACTTTCCGTTCAGCGCAAGCCGTCGGCACCGCCCGGTGATCATCCGGAGTGACGCGAGGTGCAAGGCACCCTCACTCGGGGTGAAAGCTCGTGGCCATGCGCTCCGCCCGATCTGCCGTGCGCCTGATCCCCCTCTCACGACGCAGCCCTACGGCGATGCGTGCACACACGGACGCAGCCGCGCAATCCACGCGTGCGCATACGATGCGTCGTCGCCGTGCAGACGTGCTGGGCGGCAACGGAGACGGCACGATGGGTACGGCCTCGAGCGTACCGGCACGCGGGCTCGTCGGTCGGAACCGCTACTTCAGAGCCTTCTCGTAGCAGCTGGTCCAGATCGAAGACAGCCTGTCCACGATCTCGGCGCGCCACTCGGGATGGCGGTCCAGGTAGATCCAGAGGACCGTTGCCGTGGTGAAGCCCCACGCGAACACGGTGATCCCTCGGAGGATCCGGACGGTCAGCGAATCGGTGCCCTGGCGACACCGACGCACGATGACCGTGTCTTGCTGGAGGGCCCCTCGGACGCTCGATCGCTGCTCGAAAACGGCAGGACGGGCATCGGGAGGCAACCCCTTCGCTTCGCCGGGAAGGAGCGCACTGGCCGTGCAAACACCCGACACGGCCCCATGCGAGGCTTCGGTCACCTCCAGTGCTGCGCTGGCCGGCGCTGAGTGGCGACGCGGGCGCGCAGAGCCAAAGCGCCGTGTGGGGGCCTCCTCTGGACACCCGGCTGCCTCGACGCCGACCGCGGAGTACCTGGCCAAGCCCGACAGATCGACGCGCGTGGTCCTATCTTCCTCGACCAGGCCTGCGGGACCGATCTCTCTGAGCAACCTCCTTGGCTCGAGCTGGATCGTGGCGCCGTCATCCAAACCGATGTCCCCGGGCACGAGGTCGCGAGTCAGCCGTACGGATCTGTCCATGACACATATCTTCCTGATGCTATCAGTAGTGGTAGGCGAACGTCACCTGCGTTCCTGCCAGGCCTACCCGGGCCCGATCTCGCTCGGCGGGACCGTCGCTGCCGCCGCCGAACGTCAAGTACAGAGCGGTGGCTCCGGCCAACACGGCAGCGCCCGTCAGCGCATCCGACGCGACGGCCAGCATCCGCGCCTTGTGCCCGAGCGAGTCACGCTCTGCCTGCATCGAGTAGGGCGAATCGCGCAGCTCTGCGAGGTCCTTGGCCTGCGTGTAGGCTAGCGCCCCGGTGACGGCCGCTCCCGCGGCCAGCGCGCCGGTTCCGACCCAAGTCGCCATGGCAGCGAAGCTTAGACCGCTGCGTTCGGACGGAGCTCCTGGTGGCGCTGGCCGCGGCGCTGGCGCGACTCCGGCGCGGGAACCTGCCACGGCGGGCACCGCGCGGGACAGCTCGGAGCGCGTCCTCTTCAGCGTGAAGGTTTGCTCGACCGTGTCGCCCGCGGCGAGGACGATGCGCTTCTCCTGCTGCACGTGGCCTGAATGACGAACCGCGACGAAATGCGCGCCACCGTCCACCGAAATGGGAGAGCCAAGCGGGCTGTGTCCGATGGATCGGTTGTCCACGATCACCTCGGCACCTGCGACACTGACCGTGATCGTCAGGCTGGCCAGCTTCGGACGCAGGGCCTCGATCTCACGCAGGACTTCTTCGCGACGCTGCGCGTCGATGTCATCACCGCCGAGGCGCAAGTAGTCCTCGAAGGCCCGGGTCGCGTCGGCGTATGTGTTCAGCTCCTGATTGACGCGGCCCAGGTTGTACAGGATGCGATAGTTGGGGGACAGATCGTAGGCGCGCTGGAATTCGAGCAGCGCCCAGCGGAAGTCCCCCCCCTCGTAGTACTTGACGCCGCGAAGAAAGTGCGCGCGCCGCCTCGATGTTGCGGTCCTTCTCGGCGGAAGCGCCGTGCGCCGCTTCGTCTGCAGTGGCGCTGCGCGAAGCGTCTGAACCGAACACCGGTCTTGGCATGACACACAGCACCGACACAGCGACGGCAAGCCGCAACCAGCGAGCCAGGGGAGTAGAACCGCGTTCCGTTTCACGGAACGCGGCCGCGCAACGACACGGAGCGCCAGTCACACCCAGGCGAAGGGCCTCGGTGGCCCGAGCCCTCGCCGAGTGGGGGGCTCGCCCTCGCGAAGACCGTTCCACGGTTCGGACCGGCGCTCCAGAGCACGACATCGGTGACCGATTGGGGTTGAGCGGTGAGCGGTGCATGCTTACTCCTGGAAGGGATCGGCGACGTCGATCGAACGACGCGGCGGGCGCTGCGGCGCGGGGAGGACGAACGGGTCGGAGACCAGCTTCTCAACCGCCGGCTTCTGCACGCCCCGGCGTACGCTGCTCCTGGCCACGCTGCCACGCCCGAGAGTGCGGACGCGAGGCCCCGGAGCGAGCCGCACGACTTCAGTGCGGCTTCGGTCGAAGGGGATGATGATCTGTTTGGGCTCGTAGCCCTCCGCACGAACTTCCACCGTCCGAGCGTCTCTACCTGCTGGAGCGGTCAGCTGCAGAGGCCCCAAACGAGCAGGCTCGCCGTCGACCGACAGCATGGCGCTCGACGGGACCGCGCGGATGGCCACCGTCACCGAGTCGGTTGGCGCGGTCCTCGACGGCGGCTGGCGACGCGCCGCAGGCATCGCCTGCGTGGCATCGGACACGGACGCGGCTGTGACGCTCTTCTTCCCAGAGCCGGTCCACAGCGCGACGGCCGCGATCGTCGCGGCCGCCACTATCGCCGCCATGAACCACAACGTCGGCCGAGCGGAGCGCGCTGACTGAGCCTGCACCAGATCGACGGCTACGGCGCTCGGCGTGGAGGTCACGGGTCGAGCCGCCCGACCGGAGACGAGGGAAGGCTCGCCGCTCCATGCCTCGGCGCCCTGCGTGGCACCTGCTCGGCCGAAGAAGCCCTGTGAATCGAACTGCTCCTGGGCGGCCCGGATCTTGGCACGTCGGTGGGTGAGCGCCGATCCGAGGTACTGGTTGAGCGCTTGCGACACGTCCTGGGGCCCGATTGCGGCGTTTCGATTCTCCATGAACTCGCACAGAGCAGCTCGAAACTCCGCGGCCGTCGAGAAGCGGTCGTCGGGTTCGAGCGCCAGAGCGCGCCGAATGACGGCGTCGAGCTCCGACGGGCAGGCGGCGACGACCGACCGAGGAGGCTCGAACCGTCCTCCCAGAATCTTCAGCATCGTCGCGCCGGCGTTGGCGTCGCGGAACGCATCCTGGCCCGTGACGGCGAGATACAAGACGGCGCCGAGCGCGAAGATGTCGAGCCGCCGGTCGCATTGCTTGCCGAGCAGCTGCTCCGGCGCGAAGTACGAGAGCTTCCCTTTGACCTCTCCGGTCTTGGTCGCGTCGTGAGCCTGGTCGCGCGCCTTGACGATGCCGAAATCGGTGACCTTGACGACCCCTTTGGAGGAAAGCAGGATATTCTGCGGTGTGGCATCCCGGTGGATGACCTCCAGGGACCTGCCGTCTTCGTCGTGCAGCTCGTGCGCCGCATGTAATCCCGAACACGCTTCGGCAACGATGTAGGCGGCCAAGACGGGGTCGAGCCGTCGTTCGGGCACGGCGCCGATCAAATTCGACAGCGAGGCGCCATCGATCCAATCCATCGCCAGGTAGAGAACGCCCTGCTCCTCACCGAGATCGTGTACGCGACACACGTTGGGATGGTCGATGGATGCGGCGACTCGAGCCTCGTCGAAGAACAACTGCTCCATGTGTTCGTTGGCCAAGCTGAGCGCCGTCTTGACGGCCACGACCTGAGGGATCCCGAGCCGCCCGGTGCGCCGTGCCGCCCAGACCAGGCCGACGCCACCCCGCGCGATGGTCGTCAAGAGCTGGTAGCCGCCGAGGATATCGCCGGGTTTGAGCCGATCCAGTGCGTCGCTGTCCACGGCTTCCTGGGGGTTCGGGTCTTGTTCTCGCGGCTGTTCCATGGGCGCTCGGGAGTCCTAGAAGCCATCGAAGCAGGGCAGTTCGCCGACGAGCTCACCGGAGCTTCTTTCGTAGCGCAGCACGTCGTAGGCGAACGTCAGGTCGCTGTCCTGCCGCAAGAAGCAATACACGCTGCCCGTACCACGGCGGGCGCCCAGCCCCGGGTCGAAGTCGGCCGGGCCCATCGTGCCGATGAGCCGAATAGCGCCGCCCGTGGCGAGCGCCGAGAAGCCGTCGGCTATACGGGTCGGCCCGATTTCTATGTTGGTGCTTCCGGTCACGACGCGTTGCATGCCTCGCGCAATGTCGGCTCCCGTGATCTTCGGCACCTTGCCCGCCGCATACATGGCATCGGCCAAGAGGTAGACGGCGTCGTAGAAGTTCTCGAAGCCTCCAGGATTGTCGAACTCCGGATACTCCGTGCTGAAGCGAACCAGAAACTGGTTGTACAGCGCCAGATCCTCCGCCGAAGCCGGGGCCACTCCGACGATCCGGCGCTGCTTGTCCCCGGTGGTTGCTCCGTGGCTGTTGGTGGCAACGAAATCGAGAAGATCCAGATTGGCCGCCAGCGTCGTCGGAACGACGTAGAACGGGCGGGGCGGGGCATCTGTCGAGTACGGCCAGTTCTCCTCGACGACGGGGAGGATCTTGTACACGAACTCCTCTCGTGTGATCGCCATGATCACGGTCGGCTCGAAGTCGATGAGGGCCGCGTTGACCGCTGCATAGTCCGCCGACGGCTCGTCGGCGAGGGCCGGCACCGTGGCGGAGTAGAAGTTCGATCCGTTTTCCAGCACGGATTTGCCATTGAACTCGAGGTCCGGCACCATGGTATCGGCGATGCTCTTCTCCGCGTACCGGTCGGCGACCAGCATGGCCACCTTGATGTCTTGCTCCGATCCCTGCTTGACGTAGCTTTCGATTCTGTTGAGCAAGGGCACGTAGGTTGGGGCCACATCCCGGACGTCCCCGATGACGTGCCAGAAGAGACCATCCGAGGCGAGGGACGTCAGGGTGTTGTCGGCGTAGCCGGGGTTGATGACGAAGGTGCCCTTCGGCAACGCGTAGTCGACGAAGAGCTCCTTGAGCTCGGCGCTCGGCAGATGCGCCAAGATGGCCGGCACCTTCAGCTTGTCCACCAGGTGTTTGGCGCCGTCGCTCACGAGGTCAACGTCATTGCGACACACCACCATCACCAGCGGCCGCAGCTTGCCGAGCGGTCCTCCGGGCAGACCACCGACCGATTCGTTGAATTCCTTGACCGCGAGCTTCACGTTCAGCGTCGACATCTGGGACAGCGGCGCCGACGCCGGCACGTGGAGCAGAGCGCCGACCACCAGGGCGTTGTCGTCATCGTAGTCGCCAAAGGTCAGCGGACACTCGGAAGTCTTGAGAGCCAGACACTCGGCGCCGGGTTCCGGGCAGATGTAGGGCTCGTCGAGGTGATCGGCGACGCACTGCCGGGTCGAAGTACAGCCTGTCGCCTCGCCCGCACTCCCGCCCGCTCCCGGCGCGCCGGCGGCCCCTTCCGAGGCCTCCTGTGCCGACCCGTTGTCGGAGCTGGGCGGCGAGCCCGCGGTGGAGCTCGCCACCGTCGACTTGACGACTTCCGGCGCTCCCCCCTGAGACTGCGTGAAAATGCAGGAGCCTTCCACACATTGGTCGGCACCGATGCGGACACAGTCCGCATCGGTGGAGCACTGAATAGCATCGAAGTTGAGCACTTGAGAACAGCCCGCCACCGCACAGCACACGGCGATCGCGAAACTTCGAAGCACTCCTCTTGGCATGGGTATTCTCCTTACGGAAGACCGTCAGCTCGAGCTCACCCGGCCTCTTCGGGCGCACACTCGGGCGCGTCGAGCGGCATCGTCACCTCCTCGGAATCGACGGCGGCGGCCGTACCAATCGCCTCGAGCCGATCGCGCACGACCGACTTCTGTTCGGTGGTCATGCCGTCGTCCGACCCGTCGTGTCGGTCGAGGACCATCATGAACACGCCAATGGCGGCGGCGACGTCGCCCCGCGAGACGCCGGCGTCATTCGGCGGAAGCAGGCCGAATTGGTCCGTTGACCAGCTCGAGGTCTCCTCGGCGCACTCCAGGACTTGCGCGCGATACCAGTCCACGAGCTCGCTCTCGAATGCAATGACGGCCGAGAGCTCGTCAGGATCCTCCATCACCAAGGGCATGAGGTGCCCTCCCACCTCGCAGTCCATCGAA from Verrucomicrobiota bacterium includes:
- a CDS encoding serine/threonine protein kinase, with the translated sequence MEQPREQDPNPQEAVDSDALDRLKPGDILGGYQLLTTIARGGVGLVWAARRTGRLGIPQVVAVKTALSLANEHMEQLFFDEARVAASIDHPNVCRVHDLGEEQGVLYLAMDWIDGASLSNLIGAVPERRLDPVLAAYIVAEACSGLHAAHELHDEDGRSLEVIHRDATPQNILLSSKGVVKVTDFGIVKARDQAHDATKTGEVKGKLSYFAPEQLLGKQCDRRLDIFALGAVLYLAVTGQDAFRDANAGATMLKILGGRFEPPRSVVAACPSELDAVIRRALALEPDDRFSTAAEFRAALCEFMENRNAAIGPQDVSQALNQYLGSALTHRRAKIRAAQEQFDSQGFFGRAGATQGAEAWSGEPSLVSGRAARPVTSTPSAVAVDLVQAQSARSARPTLWFMAAIVAAATIAAVALWTGSGKKSVTAASVSDATQAMPAARRQPPSRTAPTDSVTVAIRAVPSSAMLSVDGEPARLGPLQLTAPAGRDARTVEVRAEGYEPKQIIIPFDRSRTEVVRLAPGPRVRTLGRGSVARSSVRRGVQKPAVEKLVSDPFVLPAPQRPPRRSIDVADPFQE
- a CDS encoding PEGA domain-containing protein translates to MSCQDRCSVQTLRAAPLQTKRRTALPPRRTATSRRRAHFLRGVKYYEGGDFRWALLEFQRAYDLSPNYRILYNLGRVNQELNTYADATRAFEDYLRLGGDDIDAQRREEVLREIEALRPKLASLTITVSVAGAEVIVDNRSIGHSPLGSPISVDGGAHFVAVRHSGHVQQEKRIVLAAGDTVEQTFTLKRTRSELSRAVPAVAGSRAGVAPAPRPAPPGAPSERSGLSFAAMATWVGTGALAAGAAVTGALAYTQAKDLAELRDSPYSMQAERDSLGHKARMLAVASDALTGAAVLAGATALYLTFGGGSDGPAERDRARVGLAGTQVTFAYHY